A region from the Candidatus Thiothrix putei genome encodes:
- a CDS encoding NAD(P)H-dependent oxidoreductase codes for MKIMVISGSHRENSQSEKVAHYIAESLLDNKQADATEVFSLAGNPLPLWDEGIWNGEAKWQALLNPLSEKLASSDGFVIIAPEWHGQVPAGLKNFFLLWGAGELAHKPALIVTVSSSDGGAYPVAELRMSSYKNNRICYIPEHIIVRNVESVLNEDAAQNKPEADSYFRDRIAYAGGILCAYATALKGVRESGITQTEAFRFGM; via the coding sequence ATGAAAATTATGGTTATCAGTGGTAGCCACCGTGAAAACTCGCAAAGTGAGAAAGTAGCACATTACATTGCGGAGTCTTTGCTAGATAATAAACAGGCAGATGCGACGGAAGTATTTTCCCTGGCAGGCAACCCGCTACCATTATGGGATGAGGGTATTTGGAATGGTGAGGCCAAGTGGCAGGCATTACTTAACCCTTTATCAGAAAAACTAGCATCCAGTGATGGTTTCGTCATCATTGCACCGGAATGGCATGGTCAAGTACCTGCGGGGCTAAAGAATTTCTTTCTGCTGTGGGGAGCAGGTGAATTAGCACATAAACCGGCCTTGATTGTGACTGTTTCTTCATCCGATGGGGGCGCATATCCTGTCGCTGAATTGCGAATGAGCAGTTACAAAAATAACCGTATTTGCTATATCCCCGAACACATTATTGTGCGTAATGTGGAATCTGTCCTTAATGAGGACGCTGCACAAAATAAGCCGGAGGCGGATAGCTATTTCCGTGACCGTATTGCCTATGCCGGGGGAATTCTCTGCGCTTACGCAACGGCACTAAAGGGTGTTCGCGAATCCGGCATTACGCAGACGGAGGCTTTCCGTTTTGGTATGTAA
- a CDS encoding metallophosphoesterase, with translation MLKTATMAPQRVLNRIGRLSYFHDDRHAERTNEIRWLVEEFVEIPVKNLPLALEGFTIVQLTDMHLRPYTQVEHIQRAVEKTNALKPDLVVLTGDYVWHDGEDILDLVPVLAGLNARYGVFAVMGNHDIKTDPVLIEETFAKHGIPVLRNDGLDIQHSGGVFHLAGIDDGWLGKPDIKATLDKLRGNKPVVLLAHEPDMLDWYADDTRISLQLSGHTHGGQVQIKPGKPFIRPYLGRKYVQGLYRVNESWVYTSRGIGSTGLPIRRNCAPEITHVTLVGGDYYPQAA, from the coding sequence ATGTTGAAAACAGCGACAATGGCTCCCCAACGGGTACTCAATCGTATTGGGCGTTTGAGCTATTTCCACGATGATCGCCACGCCGAGCGGACGAATGAAATTCGCTGGCTGGTGGAAGAGTTTGTCGAAATTCCCGTAAAAAATCTGCCGTTGGCTTTGGAAGGTTTCACGATTGTGCAACTCACTGATATGCACTTGCGCCCTTATACCCAGGTCGAGCATATTCAACGGGCGGTGGAAAAAACCAACGCCCTTAAGCCGGATTTGGTGGTGCTGACTGGTGATTACGTGTGGCACGATGGTGAGGATATTCTGGATTTGGTTCCGGTATTAGCGGGTTTAAATGCCCGCTATGGGGTGTTTGCGGTGATGGGGAACCATGACATTAAGACGGATCCGGTTCTGATTGAGGAAACCTTTGCTAAGCATGGTATTCCGGTTTTGCGTAATGATGGGCTGGATATTCAACACAGTGGCGGGGTATTCCACCTCGCAGGTATTGATGATGGCTGGTTGGGAAAACCTGATATAAAGGCGACACTGGACAAGTTACGGGGTAATAAACCGGTCGTATTATTGGCACATGAACCCGATATGCTGGATTGGTATGCCGATGATACTAGGATTTCGTTGCAACTATCCGGGCATACCCACGGTGGACAGGTGCAAATCAAACCGGGCAAGCCGTTTATTCGGCCTTACCTAGGGCGTAAATACGTGCAGGGGCTGTATCGGGTCAATGAGTCCTGGGTCTACACCAGTCGGGGGATTGGGTCGACGGGGCTGCCGATTCGCCGTAATTGTGCCCCTGAAATTACCCATGTAACGTTAGTTGGGGGGGATTATTACCCCCAAGCGGCATGA
- a CDS encoding response regulator — MPDTLNNTLERDLTGLKVVVVDDSKTILRTAEVLLSEQGCWVVTAGDGFESLSKIASFKPDVIFVDIMMPRLDGYQTCALIKANRQYRDTPVILLSSKDSIFDMARGRLAGSDKYLTKPFTKDDLLAAIYTHVKLPNVPEAPAAPFIDLIDE; from the coding sequence ATGCCTGATACCCTAAATAATACGCTTGAACGCGACCTGACCGGCTTAAAAGTCGTGGTAGTGGATGACAGCAAGACCATTCTGCGCACGGCTGAGGTATTACTCAGTGAGCAGGGGTGTTGGGTAGTCACTGCTGGTGATGGTTTTGAGTCCCTGTCAAAAATTGCCTCCTTTAAACCGGATGTCATTTTCGTTGATATTATGATGCCACGTTTAGATGGCTATCAAACCTGTGCATTAATTAAAGCTAACCGGCAGTACCGTGATACGCCAGTTATCTTATTGTCTAGTAAAGACAGTATTTTTGATATGGCACGCGGGCGTTTAGCGGGTTCTGATAAGTACTTGACAAAACCGTTTACTAAGGATGATTTGTTGGCTGCTATTTATACTCATGTGAAATTGCCAAATGTCCCAGAAGCACCCGCAGCTCCCTTTATTGATCTAATTGACGAGTAA
- a CDS encoding response regulator has protein sequence MSGLHVLIIDDSLTDSRIFTALLEKKGYRVSVACNGQEGIEVAKARQPDIILMDVVMPLLNGFQATRELTRAKETSHIPIVVCSSKSGETDRVWALRQGAKAYLTKPVEPKVLLETLTQFATKAGRHG, from the coding sequence ATGTCTGGGCTACACGTATTAATCATCGATGATTCTCTGACTGATTCCCGTATTTTTACGGCATTGCTGGAAAAAAAAGGCTACAGGGTTAGTGTTGCCTGTAATGGTCAGGAAGGAATCGAGGTGGCTAAAGCGCGTCAGCCAGATATTATTTTAATGGATGTTGTCATGCCTCTCCTGAATGGTTTTCAGGCTACTCGCGAATTGACCCGTGCAAAGGAAACGTCTCATATCCCCATTGTAGTATGCAGTTCTAAGTCTGGAGAGACTGACCGCGTGTGGGCATTGCGTCAAGGTGCCAAAGCCTATCTGACTAAGCCGGTAGAACCCAAAGTGTTACTGGAAACGCTTACCCAGTTTGCAACTAAGGCGGGAAGACATGGCTAA
- a CDS encoding chemotaxis protein CheW: MANPYELLAGLALLREKKRRSRQHDAQELQEWSGFQIHVGDSVCLIPCEQVEEVVMPSSVAGVRGVPRWVNGVIYCRAQLVTLVDLAALLLGKDRAAVSGRAFVVRGRQEWFGLQAGSFEGVRHIWSDTPVCDAPLQLNDDWRRFTRQWLLLDDQPVAVLEAIQLVAALESGEIRV, from the coding sequence ATGGCTAACCCTTACGAGCTATTAGCAGGGTTGGCGTTGTTACGTGAGAAAAAACGCCGCTCTCGCCAGCATGATGCGCAAGAATTACAGGAATGGTCTGGCTTTCAAATCCATGTGGGGGATAGCGTTTGCCTGATTCCTTGTGAACAAGTGGAAGAAGTGGTGATGCCGTCCAGTGTTGCAGGGGTACGCGGTGTACCGCGCTGGGTCAATGGTGTGATCTATTGTCGGGCGCAACTGGTTACGCTAGTGGATCTGGCTGCTTTGTTATTAGGAAAAGATCGTGCAGCCGTTTCTGGGCGGGCTTTTGTGGTGCGTGGCAGACAAGAATGGTTTGGATTACAAGCCGGTAGCTTTGAAGGGGTGAGACATATTTGGTCTGATACACCAGTGTGTGATGCACCGCTACAGTTGAATGATGACTGGCGACGTTTCACCCGGCAATGGTTGTTGTTGGATGATCAGCCGGTAGCCGTTCTTGAGGCGATCCAGTTGGTTGCAGCGCTGGAGAGCGGGGAGATTCGGGTATGA
- a CDS encoding methyl-accepting chemotaxis protein, which yields MSLFAYQVVVVILLLLLVGMGILLLYMRRQMQTQSVGKARQQQQAVLRLLDEMSSLADGDLTMRATVTEDVTGAIADAVNYAVDALQGLVVRVDMTSHRLTGFAQDAEKRINSLAGSTSRQAQEIAVVTSAIATMTKSIQKVSRNASSSTEVARKSLDIAQTGAHTVRATIADMGAIREKIQATSKRLKRLGESSQEVGDIVRLMNDIAEQTNILALNASIQTSSSQAMSGSTHGNAGFRRLADEMQQLAQQAAEASRKIDVLIRTMQADTSEVMASMEETTAKVVDGARNAESAGAALDEVEDVTVGLARLIGNISEAAGKQANMAGQVVDTMSAIQEITQQTARYSEETRDLVTDLNTTAADLRGAIAGFNLAEEKQ from the coding sequence ATGAGTCTGTTCGCTTATCAGGTGGTGGTGGTGATATTGCTGCTGTTACTGGTGGGTATGGGCATCCTGCTGTTGTACATGCGGCGGCAGATGCAAACTCAGTCAGTCGGTAAGGCACGTCAGCAGCAACAGGCGGTATTACGCTTGTTAGATGAGATGAGTTCCCTCGCAGACGGCGATTTGACGATGCGAGCGACAGTAACAGAGGATGTAACGGGGGCGATTGCGGATGCAGTGAACTATGCAGTGGATGCTTTGCAGGGATTGGTAGTACGAGTGGATATGACCTCGCATCGTCTAACAGGGTTTGCTCAGGACGCAGAAAAGCGTATTAATAGTTTGGCTGGGTCGACTTCCCGGCAAGCTCAAGAGATTGCTGTAGTCACCTCCGCTATTGCTACTATGACGAAGTCTATTCAGAAAGTGTCACGTAATGCCTCCAGCTCGACGGAGGTTGCACGTAAGTCACTGGATATTGCGCAGACGGGAGCGCATACCGTGCGGGCAACGATTGCTGACATGGGCGCTATTCGTGAAAAAATTCAGGCAACCTCCAAGCGGCTCAAACGTTTAGGCGAAAGTTCGCAGGAAGTCGGGGACATTGTTCGCTTGATGAATGATATTGCCGAACAGACGAATATTTTAGCTTTAAATGCCTCTATTCAGACTAGCTCCAGCCAGGCCATGAGCGGGAGTACGCATGGCAATGCGGGTTTCAGGCGTTTGGCAGATGAGATGCAACAATTGGCGCAGCAAGCGGCAGAAGCTTCACGCAAGATTGATGTGCTGATTCGTACCATGCAGGCTGATACCAGTGAAGTCATGGCTTCGATGGAGGAAACCACGGCTAAGGTGGTTGACGGAGCGCGGAATGCTGAATCGGCAGGTGCTGCGCTGGATGAAGTCGAAGACGTGACCGTGGGTTTGGCACGTCTTATCGGTAATATTTCAGAGGCAGCAGGCAAACAAGCTAACATGGCAGGTCAGGTGGTTGATACCATGAGTGCGATTCAGGAAATCACTCAGCAAACGGCACGTTACAGTGAAGAGACCAGAGATTTGGTCACTGATTTGAACACGACGGCGGCTGATTTGCGTGGTGCTATTGCCGGTTTCAATCTGGCCGAAGAAAAACAATAA
- a CDS encoding response regulator: MGEDIFEIFSEEVTEISENLLTLYPHWDQARTNRDALVEIRRAFHTLKGSGRMAGAFALGDFAWIHEDLLNHVLSGQLKADDRVSIQIGKAVEELRARLNFFLNAQQKDARVEQIIAEAEAVLLPPEATPLETWDFSAPAPIVQPALLVDVESLPGIVVAAEPKVEAETGISFEPETVLTVDADQAIEEAEEIFDFLPSVSLIETTSALPEIAPLAMQLSEPDHVVEAEAEAEAEAEAEAEAEAEAEARMIWKLFWEEVPEQLEALDYHLQQLRDMPEERETIRELEREFHTLKGGARMAHLTELADVSHDAETLLSHLHGTGQVSEADIEALQLAVDRLHTLTEALKQVEVAAISAVPVEPVVVLEPQPDAVSLPSVIEPMPAPIADAWVRQRAAQSESGSLLERLLQEQADSLPDISVLDSARPAQPVDTIESSVTNTNPHETIRLPAQFVDNLIDRVVELNVQQVHMSEHFSSMGMDVDELVRTVARLRQQIRTLEVESEARIHDGRSKRLQAISSSANATDFDPLEMDQYAEIQRISRSLAESLNDLVNLEADLAAQVRKGEQLLQADMRTTRKLQRDLLDTRLVAVTMLVPRLRRLTRQVAGELGKQVALEVQGEDCELDRNLLQNMTAPLEHLIRNAISHGLEEPEEREKAGKPRTGNITLSISRDDAEIVIRFRDDGRGLNRERLHKRALAMGILSEGQTLPDTELDRLILRPGFSTAETISQISGRGIGMDVVHSELKALGGSLQITSTQGEGTEFAMHLPFTLVVNPVLLVEVQGQVYAVPIAGVQGLARLSGQQIQVALQEESEKLMFAGEPYALHHLAEVLGGQRVEQVFAADERFPVVFIQLQGQSVAWIIDHIRGRREVVLQPLGVLFKSCRLYSAATVSPDGSVFLVPDMAELARLVLADKHLSNVPALVDISPPEEPAGPPRVLVVDDSITVRRVTEKFLLSRDYTVMTAKDGMEALEHIAEFQPNVVLLDIEMPRMDGFELLGHLRRDPQWMRLPVIMISSRTAQKHREHAGSLGATGFLGKPYQNEVLLDALQEVLATGHDADNTHEWEDVPA; this comes from the coding sequence TTGGGGGAGGATATCTTCGAGATTTTCAGTGAAGAAGTGACTGAAATCAGTGAGAATCTGCTGACACTCTACCCACATTGGGATCAAGCACGTACTAATCGTGATGCTTTGGTTGAGATTCGTCGAGCCTTTCACACCCTGAAAGGTAGCGGACGTATGGCGGGTGCGTTTGCGTTGGGCGATTTTGCTTGGATTCACGAAGACCTGTTGAATCATGTACTGAGTGGACAGTTAAAGGCAGATGATCGGGTTTCCATACAGATAGGCAAAGCAGTTGAGGAATTACGCGCCCGACTAAATTTTTTTCTGAATGCACAACAGAAAGATGCGCGTGTTGAGCAGATAATTGCCGAAGCTGAAGCCGTTTTGTTACCGCCGGAAGCAACACCTTTGGAAACATGGGACTTTTCTGCTCCAGCGCCAATCGTACAGCCAGCGTTGTTGGTAGACGTTGAGTCGTTGCCAGGTATAGTCGTGGCTGCGGAACCTAAGGTGGAGGCTGAGACGGGTATTTCGTTTGAGCCTGAAACAGTGCTGACAGTTGATGCTGACCAAGCGATAGAGGAGGCAGAAGAGATTTTTGACTTTCTGCCATCTGTGAGTCTTATCGAAACTACATCTGCCTTGCCAGAGATTGCCCCTCTTGCAATGCAATTATCAGAACCAGATCATGTTGTCGAAGCGGAAGCGGAAGCGGAAGCGGAAGCGGAAGCGGAAGCGGAAGCGGAAGCGGAAGCGGAAGCCCGTATGATTTGGAAGTTGTTTTGGGAGGAGGTTCCCGAACAGCTTGAGGCGCTCGACTACCATCTGCAACAGCTACGCGATATGCCCGAAGAGCGTGAAACCATCCGCGAACTCGAACGCGAGTTCCACACCCTCAAAGGTGGAGCGCGGATGGCCCACTTAACCGAACTGGCTGATGTCAGCCACGATGCCGAAACGCTGTTAAGCCATCTGCACGGAACCGGGCAGGTTTCGGAGGCTGATATTGAAGCTTTACAACTAGCGGTTGACCGTTTGCATACGCTAACCGAGGCACTGAAGCAGGTTGAGGTGGCGGCAATCAGCGCCGTACCTGTTGAACCGGTGGTGGTGTTAGAGCCTCAGCCCGATGCCGTTTCCCTGCCCTCTGTCATTGAACCCATGCCTGCTCCTATAGCCGATGCTTGGGTGCGTCAACGTGCGGCACAAAGCGAGTCGGGCAGTTTGCTGGAGCGTTTATTACAGGAGCAAGCTGATAGCTTACCCGATATTAGTGTGTTGGACAGCGCACGGCCTGCACAACCAGTCGATACCATCGAATCCAGTGTTACGAATACTAATCCACACGAAACCATTCGCTTGCCTGCACAGTTTGTAGACAATTTGATTGACCGGGTAGTAGAACTCAATGTACAACAAGTACACATGTCTGAACATTTCAGTAGCATGGGGATGGATGTAGACGAATTGGTGCGTACTGTGGCACGTTTACGTCAGCAAATTCGCACCTTGGAAGTGGAAAGTGAAGCCCGCATCCATGATGGGCGCAGCAAACGTTTGCAAGCGATTAGCAGCAGTGCAAACGCAACGGATTTTGACCCCTTGGAAATGGATCAATATGCCGAAATCCAGCGTATTTCCCGCTCGCTTGCTGAAAGCCTTAACGACTTAGTGAATCTGGAAGCCGACTTAGCCGCACAAGTGCGTAAGGGGGAACAGTTATTGCAGGCGGATATGCGCACAACCCGTAAACTTCAGCGGGATTTGTTGGATACCCGTTTGGTTGCAGTCACCATGCTGGTTCCACGTTTACGCCGTTTGACCCGGCAAGTGGCAGGCGAACTGGGTAAGCAAGTGGCGTTGGAAGTGCAGGGTGAAGATTGCGAGTTGGATCGTAACTTGCTGCAAAACATGACCGCTCCATTGGAGCATTTGATCCGCAATGCTATATCGCATGGGTTGGAAGAACCAGAAGAGCGGGAAAAGGCGGGCAAACCCCGTACTGGCAATATCACCCTGAGTATTAGCCGGGATGATGCCGAAATTGTGATCCGTTTTCGCGATGATGGGCGTGGTTTGAATCGTGAGCGTTTGCATAAACGGGCGCTGGCGATGGGCATTCTCAGTGAGGGGCAGACGCTACCGGATACGGAATTGGATCGTTTGATTTTGCGCCCTGGTTTTTCCACAGCGGAAACCATTAGCCAAATTTCCGGGCGTGGTATCGGCATGGATGTGGTGCATTCCGAACTCAAAGCGTTGGGGGGGAGCTTGCAAATCACTTCAACTCAGGGTGAAGGCACGGAGTTTGCTATGCATTTACCGTTCACCTTGGTAGTGAACCCAGTCTTATTGGTTGAGGTGCAAGGGCAGGTGTATGCGGTGCCAATTGCAGGGGTGCAGGGGTTGGCGCGGCTATCCGGGCAGCAGATTCAGGTGGCATTACAGGAAGAGAGTGAGAAGTTAATGTTTGCAGGGGAGCCTTACGCCTTGCATCATTTAGCAGAAGTACTAGGGGGGCAACGTGTCGAGCAGGTTTTTGCTGCTGATGAACGTTTTCCTGTGGTATTTATCCAGTTACAAGGGCAGTCGGTTGCATGGATCATTGATCACATTCGTGGGCGGCGCGAAGTGGTGTTGCAACCCTTGGGAGTTTTGTTCAAGAGTTGCCGTTTATACTCGGCAGCGACGGTCTCCCCTGATGGTAGCGTATTCCTAGTCCCGGATATGGCAGAGTTAGCACGTTTAGTGTTAGCAGATAAGCATTTGTCTAATGTACCAGCCTTAGTAGACATTTCCCCACCTGAAGAACCTGCCGGGCCACCACGGGTGTTGGTGGTGGATGATTCTATTACGGTACGCCGCGTGACGGAAAAATTTCTCCTTAGCCGCGATTACACTGTCATGACGGCAAAAGATGGGATGGAGGCGTTGGAACACATCGCTGAATTCCAGCCGAATGTGGTGTTGTTGGATATTGAAATGCCTCGCATGGATGGCTTTGAATTATTGGGGCATTTGCGGCGTGACCCGCAATGGATGCGCTTGCCGGTCATCATGATCAGTTCGCGCACGGCACAAAAACACCGTGAACACGCCGGTTCATTGGGCGCTACGGGCTTCCTCGGTAAACCCTACCAGAACGAAGTGCTGTTGGATGCCTTGCAAGAGGTGTTAGCCACCGGACACGATGCTGACAATACACACGAGTGGGAGGATGTTCCAGCATGA
- a CDS encoding chemotaxis protein CheW codes for MNPVQQPAIKSLIVRLHKGSLILPVNLMAELVTGGELTPSEHPGVEGWLQWRNRQIPVVSLESLCMQEEAGESDEGKCLILHTVSALPSLPFIALRVQGGLNTLDILPDTLRDDHSGNVQRCPYVARQVRASHLLCFIPDLPAIEAVLAEVLQLTEEQSESALLE; via the coding sequence ATGAACCCTGTACAACAACCAGCAATTAAAAGCCTGATTGTGCGGCTGCATAAGGGTAGTCTGATTTTACCGGTCAATTTGATGGCGGAATTGGTGACGGGGGGGGAACTCACCCCTTCGGAACATCCGGGTGTTGAAGGCTGGTTGCAGTGGCGTAACCGGCAAATTCCAGTGGTGTCATTGGAATCACTGTGTATGCAGGAAGAGGCGGGGGAGTCTGACGAGGGCAAGTGCCTGATTTTGCATACGGTATCCGCTTTGCCCAGTTTACCGTTTATTGCTTTGCGGGTTCAGGGGGGCTTGAATACCCTGGATATTTTGCCCGATACCTTGCGAGACGATCACAGCGGTAATGTACAGCGTTGCCCCTATGTGGCGCGTCAGGTGCGTGCTTCGCATTTACTGTGTTTTATTCCCGATTTGCCTGCAATTGAAGCCGTTCTGGCGGAGGTCTTGCAATTGACAGAGGAACAGTCTGAATCCGCCTTGTTAGAGTAG